A section of the Campylobacter porcelli genome encodes:
- a CDS encoding bifunctional aconitate hydratase 2/2-methylisocitrate dehydratase encodes MGFFEQYNSAKAERAKLGIPPLPLSKEQTQEVCELLKTSPSAELVDLLANRVNPGVDEAAKVKAEFLNEIINHGLTCSLISKTDAVKMLEPMLGGYSVIVLVASLRSSDESVASVAAEVLKNTIFVHDYFSDVALLAKDGNKFAAEVIKSWANAEWFKSRADIPQKIEAIVFKVPGETNTDDLSPASEAFSRSDIPLHANAMLMKRQPGSLEKIAELKKSGREVVYVGDVVGTGSSRKSGINSIQWHIGRDIPGIPNKKTGGVILGSIIAPIFFNTAEDSGALPIIVNVDGLETGDEIEIYPHKGEIVKDGEVIKNFKLEPNTLKDEVKAGGRIPLIIARSLCAKARAELNLGSEDIFTKPAQPASDDSVGYTLAQKMVGRACGVDGVRPGMYVEPITLTVGSQDTTGPMTRDEIKELASLGFSADFVLQSFCHTAAYPKPIDALMHKTLPDFMISRGGVSLKPGDGVIHSWLNRMVLPDSVGTGGDSHTRFPIGISFPAGSGLVAFAAVLGSMPLNMPESVLVRFTGKMQPGITLRDLVNAIPYYAIKKGLLTVEKKGKVNVFAGKVLEIEGLPDLKVEQAFELSDASAERSAAACAIALNKEPVIEYLKSNIALIDAMIEAGYGSDKTLARRRDKMKKWLENPTLLEADKNAKYHTIIEIDMNEITEPILACPNDPDDVATLSEILNDPKRPKNIDEVFVGSCMTNIGHYRALSEVLKGEGQVPTRLWVVPPTKMDEAQLRAEGRYSLFGAAGARTEVPGCSLCMGNQARVADNAIVFSTSTRNFDNRMGMGAQVYLGSAELAAVCAMLGRLPSVEEYMKIVPAKLAGKEDEIYKYLNFNLIDNYKLEN; translated from the coding sequence ATGGGCTTTTTTGAACAATACAATAGTGCTAAAGCAGAACGCGCAAAACTTGGTATTCCACCACTTCCACTTAGCAAAGAGCAGACTCAAGAGGTGTGTGAATTATTAAAGACATCTCCAAGTGCTGAGCTTGTAGATTTATTAGCAAACCGCGTAAATCCAGGGGTTGATGAGGCAGCAAAGGTTAAAGCTGAGTTTTTAAATGAGATTATTAACCACGGCTTAACTTGTAGTTTAATTAGCAAAACTGATGCTGTAAAAATGCTTGAGCCAATGCTTGGCGGATATAGCGTAATCGTGCTTGTAGCTAGTTTAAGAAGTAGCGATGAGAGCGTGGCAAGTGTTGCAGCTGAAGTGCTAAAAAATACAATTTTTGTTCATGATTACTTTAGTGATGTGGCTCTTCTTGCTAAAGATGGTAATAAATTCGCTGCTGAAGTTATCAAAAGTTGGGCAAATGCTGAGTGGTTTAAATCTAGAGCTGATATTCCTCAAAAGATTGAAGCTATAGTATTTAAAGTCCCAGGCGAGACAAATACTGATGACTTAAGTCCAGCTAGCGAGGCATTTAGCCGCTCAGATATACCACTACATGCAAATGCTATGCTAATGAAACGCCAACCAGGTAGCTTAGAAAAAATTGCCGAGCTTAAAAAAAGCGGTCGTGAAGTTGTTTATGTAGGCGATGTAGTAGGAACAGGTAGCTCAAGAAAAAGTGGTATCAACTCTATTCAGTGGCATATAGGTCGTGATATTCCTGGAATTCCAAACAAAAAAACAGGTGGCGTAATCCTAGGTAGCATTATCGCTCCGATATTCTTTAATACAGCCGAAGATAGCGGTGCGTTACCAATTATAGTAAATGTAGATGGTTTAGAAACTGGCGATGAAATTGAAATTTATCCACACAAAGGCGAAATAGTAAAAGATGGAGAAGTGATAAAAAATTTCAAACTTGAGCCAAATACACTAAAAGATGAGGTAAAAGCAGGTGGCAGAATCCCGCTAATCATAGCTAGAAGCTTGTGTGCTAAGGCTAGAGCAGAGCTGAATTTAGGCAGTGAAGATATATTTACTAAACCAGCACAACCAGCAAGTGATGATAGTGTAGGCTATACTCTAGCACAAAAAATGGTTGGCCGTGCATGTGGTGTAGATGGTGTTCGTCCTGGCATGTATGTAGAGCCTATCACGCTAACTGTAGGTAGCCAAGATACAACTGGGCCAATGACAAGAGATGAGATTAAAGAGCTTGCAAGTCTTGGATTTTCAGCTGATTTTGTTTTACAAAGCTTCTGTCATACAGCAGCCTATCCAAAACCAATAGATGCTCTAATGCATAAGACATTGCCAGATTTTATGATTAGTCGTGGTGGTGTGAGTTTAAAGCCAGGTGATGGTGTTATCCACTCATGGTTAAATAGAATGGTTTTACCAGATAGCGTAGGAACTGGTGGTGACTCTCATACTCGTTTTCCAATTGGTATAAGCTTCCCTGCTGGTAGTGGTTTGGTTGCGTTTGCGGCGGTTTTAGGCTCAATGCCACTAAATATGCCTGAGTCAGTTTTAGTAAGATTTACAGGTAAAATGCAACCTGGTATAACTCTAAGAGACCTTGTAAATGCGATTCCATATTACGCTATTAAAAAAGGTCTTTTAACAGTAGAGAAAAAGGGCAAAGTAAATGTATTTGCTGGTAAGGTGCTTGAGATTGAGGGCTTACCTGATCTAAAAGTCGAACAAGCATTTGAGCTAAGCGATGCAAGTGCTGAAAGAAGTGCCGCAGCTTGTGCTATTGCTTTAAATAAAGAGCCGGTAATTGAGTATTTAAAATCAAATATAGCGTTAATTGATGCTATGATAGAAGCGGGATATGGCAGTGATAAAACTTTAGCTCGTCGTCGTGATAAGATGAAAAAATGGCTAGAAAATCCTACTCTTTTAGAAGCTGATAAAAATGCAAAATATCACACTATTATCGAAATAGATATGAATGAGATAACTGAGCCGATTTTGGCTTGTCCAAATGACCCAGATGATGTGGCAACTTTAAGTGAAATTTTAAACGATCCAAAACGCCCTAAAAATATAGATGAGGTATTCGTAGGTAGCTGTATGACAAATATCGGCCACTATAGAGCTTTAAGTGAAGTCTTAAAAGGCGAAGGTCAAGTGCCTACTAGATTATGGGTTGTCCCACCTACTAAGATGGATGAAGCTCAATTAAGAGCCGAGGGTAGATACTCACTATTTGGTGCTGCTGGTGCTAGGACAGAGGTACCAGGATGTTCGCTATGTATGGGTAACCAAGCTAGAGTAGCTGATAATGCTATAGTATTCTCAACTTCTACAAGAAACTTTGATAATCGTATGGGTATGGGCGCTCAAGTTTATCTAGGCTCTGCTGAGCTTGCAGCGGTATGTGCTATGCTAGGAAGATTACCAAGTGTAGAAGAGTATATGAAAATTGTCCCTGCAAAACTTGCCGGTAAAGAAGATGAAATTTATAAATATTTAAATTTCAATCTAATTGATAATTATAAATTAGAAAATTAA
- a CDS encoding LTA synthase family protein has translation MRKILTQILIFTALYMMVFAIMRAVMLSSIIVPNNSNWGGVFLYGLGHDIRTFSAIFLPLFLCGFLSYFSGFIKLNLSKAYQILSSIYLAIISFIVAIFAFINFYYYQIYQNKIDIFIFGLKDDDTTALLSIIWSDYPVILILILALIFTIFCVWINAKILKIKFKKTNQPLWVLIICNLILLYIYAIALRGHPTYNALRASTYQFSSFKPFNEISTNPIMALSWAIKEYKNQAHFPPVKMSRIKELEEILFPIFSTTSPNANHAKTHIHFNLMESFGLGLLQEDERLEKELLGSLYSHFQSDFVFRRFLPSTSGTIDSLNRILFQSPIINLTSSKFQKTKLPFTAIDTYKKAGYKVVFAYAGNAAWYNINYFLKAQGVDEIIDETILISQYPNAKLSKHPYGIKDEYMYNKIFEIFNNATTPTIVISLGISNHPPYLHKGQNELNLDLNNSEINRYATDYKALLNAYSYANNSFGKYINRVKNSKFKDNIIIAATGDHPNREYKFDYKTEIAFGHSVPFYLYIPQNLQHNIYYDKYRIGSHKDIFPTLYNLSLNKTKYLSMGGKNMLSKPSDDRLEFAMHINVWANKDGIYPNSSPNGYKFQNYTTLKNSDEVFNLSDDKAEFHKLYEEFSYSVLALRLGLSVE, from the coding sequence ATGCGAAAAATTTTAACCCAAATTCTTATATTCACAGCCTTATATATGATGGTTTTTGCCATTATGAGAGCAGTTATGCTAAGTAGCATAATAGTGCCAAATAATAGCAATTGGGGGGGGGTATTTCTATATGGGCTTGGGCATGATATACGGACATTTAGTGCGATATTTTTACCTCTTTTTTTATGTGGATTTCTTAGTTATTTTAGTGGGTTTATCAAATTAAATTTATCCAAAGCTTATCAAATTTTATCTAGCATTTATCTAGCCATTATCTCATTTATCGTAGCTATTTTTGCATTTATCAACTTCTACTATTATCAAATTTATCAAAACAAGATTGATATATTTATATTTGGGCTTAAAGATGATGATACGACTGCTTTATTATCTATTATTTGGAGTGATTATCCAGTGATTTTAATCCTAATCTTAGCGTTAATTTTTACTATTTTTTGCGTATGGATAAATGCTAAAATTTTAAAAATTAAATTTAAAAAAACCAATCAACCGCTTTGGGTATTAATAATTTGTAATCTTATCTTGCTTTATATTTATGCCATCGCACTTCGTGGGCACCCTACCTACAACGCGCTTAGAGCTTCCACATATCAATTTAGCTCTTTTAAACCATTTAATGAGATCTCTACTAATCCCATTATGGCACTATCTTGGGCGATTAAAGAGTATAAAAATCAAGCCCACTTCCCACCTGTAAAAATGAGTAGAATTAAAGAGCTTGAAGAGATTTTATTTCCGATATTTAGCACAACATCACCAAACGCAAATCACGCCAAAACCCACATACATTTTAATCTTATGGAGAGCTTTGGGCTTGGATTATTACAAGAAGATGAGCGATTAGAAAAGGAGCTTTTAGGCTCACTATATAGCCATTTTCAAAGCGATTTTGTATTTAGGCGTTTTTTACCATCAACTAGTGGGACTATAGATAGCTTAAATCGCATACTATTTCAAAGTCCTATAATCAACCTTACAAGTAGCAAATTTCAAAAGACAAAGCTACCATTTACCGCCATTGATACATATAAAAAAGCTGGTTATAAGGTGGTATTTGCTTATGCTGGAAATGCTGCTTGGTATAATATCAACTACTTCTTAAAAGCTCAAGGCGTAGATGAGATAATAGATGAGACTATACTTATAAGCCAATATCCAAATGCCAAATTATCAAAGCACCCATATGGGATAAAAGATGAGTATATGTATAATAAAATATTTGAGATATTTAATAACGCCACAACACCAACAATAGTCATCTCACTAGGGATATCAAACCATCCGCCATACTTACATAAGGGGCAAAATGAGCTAAATTTAGATCTAAATAACTCTGAGATTAATCGCTATGCTACTGATTATAAGGCACTATTAAATGCCTATAGCTACGCTAATAACTCTTTTGGAAAGTATATAAATAGAGTTAAAAATAGTAAATTTAAAGATAATATAATAATAGCAGCCACCGGCGACCACCCTAATAGAGAGTATAAATTTGATTATAAAACTGAGATAGCTTTTGGGCATAGTGTGCCGTTTTATCTATATATTCCACAAAATTTACAACACAATATCTACTACGATAAATATAGAATTGGCTCACACAAAGATATATTTCCAACCCTATACAACCTTAGCTTAAATAAGACTAAATACCTAAGTATGGGTGGTAAAAATATGCTATCTAAGCCAAGTGATGATAGATTAGAATTTGCTATGCATATAAATGTATGGGCTAATAAAGATGGAATATACCCAAACTCAAGCCCCAATGGGTATAAATTTCAAAATTATACAACATTAAAAAATAGTGATGAAGTATTTAATTTAAGCGATGATAAGGCTGAATTTCATAAACTTTATGAAGAGTTTAGCTACAGTGTATTAGCTCTAAGGCTTGGATTATCTGTAGAGTAA
- a CDS encoding motility associated factor glycosyltransferase family protein yields MQDYDKDIEAAEFREFQKELEAKFKTEGAPSNFMKNIVALSAINFRLAKAIYNLQTNSKFDVFAGKTNLDINIINTELKEPIYAHSPAEHTKSMLDEFKDKYALYPSLFFFGLGNGNFYTKLLQNQTHEKIIVFEPEIEIIYIAFNLCDFGADIFHERFIIVHPSYFRDGQIELICNYEAVIANIRNYDFHIYSDYYAKNYGDIAKRINQKIIELSSKIILNAGNDAYDNLLGIKHVIYNMPNVHSSLQLQDIIDLNIHKNKTAIIASTGPSLNKQIELLRKVAPHALILIPDASYHVLKLNGIKPDFVTTMERVEKTSEFFQSQPSQFDDDIIFMAASLTHPQTSKNLEGRNRTYAHRPIRFEFLLKDDVPFMCKGPSSAHFAFDMALRLKCERIIFIGQDLAFAKDGSSHAKGNMFENYIKEDGTITINPNARQRPQTAIAYGGVGEVKSTDVWNFFRGYFESMMEPAHYDYKFKVYNATEGGARIHGMIEKPFSELVDEILAENTTKSVIRPKPVGIEVAKSKVKSQKELVESFIKYGIEKQKLCEELFKKISKAVENANREISRGKEPHYPKFYELKERIDRFKHNLKSDEIFDGAYYHVTNNFCLHQEMEFGELMVRPERTKNDKDKKIFEYVKQHGYYFFSLAGMMEATRDAMTESLKAWNEELIS; encoded by the coding sequence ATGCAAGATTATGATAAAGATATTGAAGCGGCGGAATTTAGGGAGTTTCAAAAGGAGCTTGAGGCAAAATTTAAAACTGAAGGAGCTCCATCAAATTTTATGAAAAATATTGTAGCTTTAAGTGCTATAAATTTTAGATTAGCTAAGGCTATTTATAATTTGCAAACCAATAGCAAATTTGATGTCTTTGCAGGTAAGACAAATTTGGATATAAATATCATAAATACAGAGCTTAAAGAGCCTATCTACGCCCACTCTCCAGCTGAGCATACAAAGTCAATGCTAGATGAATTTAAAGATAAATACGCACTATATCCTTCGCTATTTTTCTTTGGTCTTGGCAATGGTAATTTTTATACTAAATTATTACAAAATCAAACTCACGAGAAGATTATAGTATTTGAGCCAGAGATTGAGATTATATATATTGCATTTAATCTATGTGATTTTGGTGCTGATATTTTCCACGAAAGATTTATAATAGTCCATCCAAGCTACTTTAGAGATGGGCAAATAGAGCTTATTTGTAATTATGAAGCAGTGATAGCTAATATTAGAAATTATGATTTTCACATATATAGCGATTACTATGCGAAAAATTATGGCGATATAGCCAAAAGAATAAATCAAAAAATTATAGAATTATCGTCTAAAATTATTCTAAATGCTGGCAATGACGCTTATGATAATCTACTTGGGATTAAGCATGTTATATACAATATGCCTAATGTCCATAGTAGTTTGCAACTACAAGATATAATTGATCTAAATATTCATAAAAATAAAACCGCCATTATAGCTTCAACTGGACCTAGTCTAAATAAGCAAATTGAGCTTTTAAGAAAGGTAGCTCCACACGCATTAATCCTTATCCCAGATGCCTCTTATCATGTGTTAAAATTAAATGGGATAAAGCCTGATTTCGTAACTACGATGGAGAGAGTTGAGAAGACTAGCGAATTTTTCCAAAGTCAGCCAAGCCAATTTGATGATGATATAATATTTATGGCAGCATCTCTAACCCACCCACAAACTAGCAAAAATTTAGAAGGTAGAAATCGCACCTACGCCCATAGGCCAATTAGATTTGAATTTCTTTTAAAAGATGATGTTCCATTTATGTGTAAAGGACCTAGCTCAGCACACTTTGCTTTTGATATGGCTCTTAGGCTTAAGTGCGAAAGAATTATATTTATAGGGCAAGACCTTGCCTTTGCTAAAGATGGCTCTAGCCACGCTAAGGGGAATATGTTTGAAAACTATATAAAAGAAGATGGAACTATAACGATAAATCCAAATGCTAGGCAAAGACCGCAAACGGCTATCGCATATGGCGGAGTTGGCGAGGTTAAAAGCACTGATGTGTGGAATTTTTTCCGTGGGTATTTTGAGTCGATGATGGAGCCAGCTCATTATGATTATAAATTCAAAGTCTATAACGCCACTGAAGGTGGAGCTAGAATTCACGGAATGATCGAAAAGCCATTTAGTGAGCTAGTAGATGAAATTTTAGCTGAAAATACCACAAAAAGCGTTATAAGACCTAAGCCAGTTGGCATAGAAGTAGCCAAATCTAAGGTAAAATCGCAAAAAGAGCTAGTAGAGAGCTTTATCAAATACGGTATAGAAAAGCAAAAGCTTTGCGAAGAGCTATTTAAAAAGATTAGTAAAGCTGTAGAGAATGCAAATAGAGAGATTAGTCGTGGTAAGGAGCCGCATTATCCTAAATTTTATGAGTTAAAAGAGAGAATTGATAGGTTTAAGCATAATTTAAAAAGTGATGAGATATTTGATGGGGCATACTATCATGTGACAAATAACTTTTGCTTACACCAAGAGATGGAATTTGGCGAGTTGATGGTGCGTCCTGAGAGAACTAAAAATGATAAAGATAAGAAAATTTTTGAGTATGTCAAGCAGCACGGATACTATTTTTTCAGTCTAGCTGGTATGATGGAAGCTACAAGAGATGCGATGACAGAATCGCTCAAAGCTTGGAATGAGGAGCTTATATCTTAG
- a CDS encoding replicative DNA helicase: protein MDNVSSNLYDLDMERSILSAILFEQDNLGEIYDIITPKDFYLKGHEDIFAAMQSCLNSDDPVDMAFVKKHLGAKFDEEIFNAVLTTNSILDIKKYATELREFAIKRALVKVANQIPAKVSENKPGRDMVDEISSEIYSLVDGAGNGVIKNAKEIIAELITELSKQKLAKDHEVVGIDTGFRGLNEKTKGFKNGDLIVIAARPGMGKTAFVLNVVQKVLDQNLGVVFFSLEMPATQLMLRMLSAKTSVNLQNIMTSDMDNDEIEKLNNACEMMSQKKLFVYDSGNATIHQVRTQMRKLKSAHPEIKLCVIDYIGLMTNSSAYSDRHLQIAEISRGLKLLARELNLPVVALSQLNRSLESRANKRPMLSDLRESGAIEQDADTILFVYRNDVYLEQEEREKEQKAKLEGKEYKPQFSRNKTEESAEIIIGKNRNGPTGTIELVFQSSYTRFVEKSHNHPVEISTFEG from the coding sequence ATGGATAATGTAAGCTCAAATTTATATGATCTAGATATGGAACGCTCAATATTAAGTGCGATCTTATTTGAGCAAGATAATCTAGGAGAAATTTATGATATCATCACCCCAAAAGATTTCTATCTTAAAGGGCATGAGGATATATTTGCAGCTATGCAAAGCTGTTTAAACAGCGATGACCCAGTGGATATGGCTTTTGTCAAAAAGCATTTGGGGGCTAAATTTGATGAAGAGATTTTTAATGCCGTTTTAACTACAAATTCAATCTTGGATATTAAAAAATATGCCACAGAGCTTAGAGAATTTGCTATTAAAAGAGCCCTTGTCAAAGTAGCAAACCAAATCCCTGCTAAGGTGAGCGAGAATAAGCCTGGAAGGGATATGGTAGATGAGATTAGCAGCGAGATATACTCACTTGTAGATGGAGCTGGTAATGGGGTTATTAAAAATGCTAAAGAGATTATTGCTGAGTTAATCACTGAGTTAAGTAAGCAAAAACTAGCCAAAGATCACGAAGTAGTGGGGATTGATACTGGATTTAGAGGATTAAATGAGAAGACAAAAGGGTTTAAAAATGGAGACCTTATAGTTATCGCAGCTCGTCCTGGTATGGGGAAAACGGCATTTGTGCTAAATGTAGTCCAAAAGGTATTAGATCAAAATTTAGGTGTTGTATTTTTCTCTTTAGAGATGCCAGCTACTCAATTAATGCTAAGGATGCTAAGTGCGAAAACATCAGTAAATTTACAAAATATCATGACTTCTGATATGGATAATGATGAGATAGAAAAGCTCAATAACGCTTGTGAAATGATGAGCCAAAAAAAGCTATTTGTCTATGATAGCGGCAACGCTACAATACATCAAGTCAGAACTCAAATGAGAAAGCTAAAAAGCGCTCATCCAGAGATTAAATTATGCGTGATTGATTATATTGGGTTAATGACCAACTCATCGGCCTATAGTGATCGCCATTTGCAAATTGCAGAAATTTCACGCGGATTAAAGCTATTAGCTAGGGAGTTAAATTTGCCTGTTGTGGCACTTTCACAGCTTAATAGAAGCTTAGAATCAAGAGCTAATAAACGACCGATGCTAAGCGATTTAAGGGAGTCTGGAGCAATCGAGCAAGACGCTGATACGATACTTTTTGTCTATAGAAATGATGTCTATTTAGAGCAAGAAGAGCGTGAAAAAGAGCAAAAAGCAAAGCTAGAAGGCAAGGAGTATAAACCGCAATTTAGCAGAAATAAAACTGAAGAGAGTGCAGAGATAATAATTGGTAAAAATAGAAATGGACCTACTGGCACTATAGAATTAGTATTTCAATCTTCATATACTCGCTTTGTAGAAAAATCACACAATCATCCAGTGGAAATATCAACATTTGAAGGATAG
- the ispG gene encoding flavodoxin-dependent (E)-4-hydroxy-3-methylbut-2-enyl-diphosphate synthase: MERYKTRQIQVGSVKIGGNAPISVQSMTFSKTRDVKETLEQINRLYFAGCDIVRCAVFNKDDIEGLREVKKSSPLPIVADIHFNHLYALAVAEFVDAIRINPGNIGGKEKIKKVVNACKERNLPIRIGVNSGSLEEQFEQKYGRSVEAMVQSALYNIKLLEDFDFRDIAVSLKSSDTANTMAAYRSLRPMVDYPFHLGVTEAGTVFHATIKSAIALGGLLMEGIGDTMRVSITGELEEEIKVAKAILQDSGVQRSGLNIISCPTCGRLQSDLVSAIKIVEEKTAHITAPLNISVMGCIVNAIGEAKGADVAIAFGKGNGLIMRHGEVVARLPESQLVDRFLQEIDDELKVRNG, encoded by the coding sequence ATGGAAAGATATAAAACAAGACAAATTCAAGTAGGTAGCGTAAAAATAGGTGGTAACGCACCAATAAGCGTGCAGTCAATGACATTTTCTAAAACAAGAGATGTCAAAGAGACCTTAGAACAGATCAATAGACTATATTTTGCTGGGTGCGATATAGTGAGGTGTGCTGTGTTTAATAAAGATGATATTGAAGGTCTTAGAGAGGTTAAAAAATCTAGCCCATTGCCAATCGTGGCTGATATTCATTTTAACCACTTATACGCCTTAGCTGTGGCTGAATTTGTAGATGCTATTAGGATAAATCCTGGTAATATCGGTGGCAAAGAGAAGATAAAAAAAGTCGTAAATGCTTGTAAAGAGCGAAATCTACCAATAAGAATTGGCGTAAATAGCGGTAGCTTAGAAGAGCAGTTTGAGCAAAAATATGGTAGAAGCGTTGAGGCGATGGTGCAAAGTGCTTTGTATAATATTAAGCTTTTAGAGGATTTTGACTTTAGAGATATTGCTGTGAGCCTAAAAAGTAGCGATACGGCAAATACAATGGCAGCTTATAGAAGCCTTCGTCCTATGGTGGATTATCCATTTCATCTAGGGGTTACTGAGGCTGGGACGGTATTTCACGCTACGATAAAATCAGCCATCGCACTTGGTGGGCTTTTGATGGAGGGGATTGGCGATACTATGAGAGTTAGCATTACTGGAGAGCTTGAAGAGGAGATAAAAGTAGCTAAGGCGATACTCCAAGATAGCGGAGTTCAAAGAAGCGGATTAAATATCATCTCATGTCCTACTTGCGGTAGGCTCCAAAGTGATTTAGTAAGTGCTATAAAGATAGTAGAAGAAAAAACTGCCCACATAACAGCACCGCTAAATATAAGCGTGATGGGCTGCATAGTAAATGCCATTGGAGAGGCTAAGGGGGCTGATGTGGCTATTGCTTTTGGTAAGGGAAATGGGCTGATAATGCGTCATGGAGAGGTGGTGGCTAGATTGCCTGAGTCGCAATTAGTAGATAGATTTTTACAAGAGATAGATGATGAGCTAAAGGTTAGAAATGGATAA